The Fortiea contorta PCC 7126 genome has a segment encoding these proteins:
- a CDS encoding MerR family transcriptional regulator translates to MHETYFTSKEASEITGCTLRQLQYWRDKGVLTPGISDVGNGRTIYYSKSSLVELAAMVYWLTVGLSLDLACETLKNLKDVEPDLFTCGRGRRFMLLQEASATTLSLVEYDRNQAIAFLDAGKPVIPVWIDVIYQQLLQKLEKQAVK, encoded by the coding sequence ATGCATGAGACATATTTTACAAGCAAAGAAGCATCAGAAATTACAGGCTGTACGCTCCGCCAGTTGCAGTATTGGCGCGATAAAGGGGTTTTGACCCCTGGCATCAGTGATGTGGGCAATGGACGTACTATTTATTACTCTAAGTCGAGTTTGGTAGAGTTGGCAGCGATGGTATATTGGCTAACTGTGGGGTTAAGTCTGGATTTAGCCTGCGAAACTCTCAAAAACTTGAAAGATGTGGAACCAGATTTGTTTACCTGTGGTAGAGGTAGGCGTTTTATGTTGTTACAGGAAGCATCGGCGACAACATTAAGCTTAGTAGAATATGACCGTAACCAAGCGATCGCTTTTTTGGATGCGGGAAAACCTGTGATCCCTGTGTGGATAGATGTGATTTATCAGCAGCTGCTGCAGAAGTTAGAAAAGCAGGCTGTGAAGTAA
- a CDS encoding cytochrome d ubiquinol oxidase subunit II, giving the protein METLKYFLPQVWFVILGLFLFLYVMLDGFDLGVGILSLTSSDEERRGILMTSLSNIWDANETWLVLMAGGLFGAFPLAYGTILNALYIPILMMIFGFIFRAVAFEFRELANRKWFWNFAFGAGSFVAALGQGFALGAVLEGIVVDETGHFIGTTWDWLSLPSVLVALTLIQGYVLIGSTYLIWKTSGELQVTHYKTAKLAAWTTLLGAIFITISTPIFYESTRLRLFQQPLVYIFAIIPVLGVFLIWQLLMSLERQQERAPFVWTILLFVLTFIGLGLIVFPYIIPTQITIYEASADPSSLVIMIIFIGFLIPVMLFYNIYQYIVFRGKVSGGEYGESAVK; this is encoded by the coding sequence ATGGAAACGCTCAAGTATTTTCTACCGCAAGTATGGTTTGTGATTTTAGGTCTATTTTTATTCCTGTATGTGATGCTGGATGGTTTTGATTTAGGGGTAGGAATTTTATCTCTCACGTCTTCTGATGAGGAACGGCGGGGAATTTTAATGACTAGTTTAAGCAATATTTGGGATGCAAATGAAACTTGGCTGGTGCTGATGGCTGGGGGTTTGTTTGGTGCTTTTCCTCTGGCTTATGGCACTATTTTAAATGCTTTGTATATCCCAATTTTGATGATGATATTTGGGTTTATCTTTCGGGCTGTGGCTTTTGAATTTCGGGAGCTAGCTAATCGCAAATGGTTTTGGAATTTCGCTTTTGGTGCGGGAAGTTTTGTGGCGGCTCTTGGTCAAGGTTTTGCTTTGGGTGCGGTGCTTGAGGGGATTGTTGTTGATGAAACGGGGCATTTTATCGGCACGACTTGGGATTGGTTGAGTTTACCATCTGTGCTGGTGGCTTTGACGTTAATTCAAGGATATGTGTTGATTGGTTCTACATATCTGATTTGGAAAACTAGCGGAGAATTGCAAGTAACTCATTATAAAACTGCAAAGCTTGCTGCTTGGACAACATTGCTGGGGGCAATTTTTATTACAATTAGTACGCCGATATTTTATGAAAGTACTAGATTGCGATTATTTCAGCAACCACTGGTGTATATATTTGCGATTATTCCTGTGCTGGGTGTGTTCTTAATTTGGCAACTTTTGATGAGTTTAGAACGCCAACAGGAAAGAGCGCCTTTTGTTTGGACAATTCTTTTATTTGTGTTGACTTTTATCGGTTTGGGCTTGATTGTTTTTCCATATATTATCCCTACGCAAATCACTATTTATGAGGCGTCGGCTGATCCTAGTTCATTAGTGATTATGATCATTTTTATTGGCTTTTTAATTCCTGTGATGCTGTTTTATAATATTTACCAATATATTGTTTTTCGAGGCAAAGTTAGTGGTGGTGAATATGGAGAATCTGCAGTCAAATAA
- a CDS encoding cytochrome ubiquinol oxidase subunit I translates to MEFLSNTVVLSRMQFALTAIFHILWPVLTTGMGIYLVIVEGIWLKTQNPDYYYHARFWSKFYVLNFGIGVATGIPMEFQFGTNWAPFSEAVGNFFGSVIGFEASWAFMLEAAFLGIMLFGWERVNPAIHYLSTILVAVGANLSTLWILTANSWMQTPAGGEMVNGKFVVHDYFQAMLNPFMVNSVLHMFFATLETSLFVIGGISAWYILKERHPAFFARSLKIALTAAIAVAPLQIYIGHLSGEQVYHYQPTKLAAMEAQWESTPAGQPADWSFLAIPNEKAQKNDWEITIPNALGYILEFKQNLSEPVHGLKEWKPEDRPHLVGLIYYAFRTMIAIGFFLAGLMLLTTLQWLRGQLSVEKITQQKWLMRVWVFAAPLGYIAVESGWIVRCVGRQPWTLYGQIRTVDAASRLPASNVLVSLIGFATVYSLLFVAVLYFGSRIIRRGPNLELPVPGLEISQPAVDTTPAEFVPDERPVEAQQ, encoded by the coding sequence ATGGAATTTTTATCTAATACCGTTGTTTTATCACGGATGCAATTTGCGCTGACTGCTATTTTTCATATTCTTTGGCCTGTGTTAACCACAGGTATGGGAATTTATTTGGTAATTGTTGAAGGCATCTGGTTGAAAACTCAAAATCCAGATTATTATTACCACGCTCGCTTTTGGTCAAAATTCTATGTTTTAAATTTTGGGATTGGTGTAGCAACTGGTATTCCTATGGAATTTCAGTTTGGCACGAATTGGGCACCTTTTTCGGAAGCAGTGGGTAATTTTTTCGGGAGTGTTATCGGGTTTGAGGCTTCTTGGGCTTTCATGCTGGAAGCTGCTTTTTTAGGGATTATGTTATTTGGTTGGGAGCGTGTCAATCCAGCGATTCATTATCTCTCAACAATCTTGGTAGCTGTTGGTGCGAATCTGTCAACTCTGTGGATTTTGACAGCAAATTCTTGGATGCAAACCCCTGCGGGCGGGGAAATGGTCAATGGTAAGTTTGTTGTCCATGACTACTTTCAAGCCATGCTTAATCCCTTCATGGTAAATAGTGTGTTGCATATGTTCTTTGCGACGCTAGAAACTTCTTTGTTTGTAATTGGTGGGATTAGCGCTTGGTATATTCTCAAAGAACGTCATCCAGCTTTTTTCGCTCGGTCTTTAAAGATAGCCTTAACAGCTGCGATCGCAGTTGCTCCATTACAAATCTACATCGGGCATTTGAGCGGTGAGCAAGTTTATCACTATCAGCCCACTAAACTAGCTGCTATGGAAGCACAATGGGAAAGTACACCCGCTGGACAGCCTGCAGATTGGAGTTTTTTAGCTATACCCAACGAGAAAGCACAAAAAAACGATTGGGAAATCACTATCCCCAACGCCCTAGGATACATTCTCGAATTTAAACAAAATCTTTCTGAACCAGTCCACGGTTTGAAGGAGTGGAAACCAGAAGACCGCCCCCATCTGGTAGGTTTAATTTATTACGCTTTCCGCACCATGATTGCTATCGGCTTTTTCCTTGCTGGCTTGATGCTATTGACTACACTGCAATGGTTACGTGGTCAATTATCAGTAGAAAAAATTACTCAGCAAAAATGGTTAATGCGGGTTTGGGTATTTGCAGCTCCTCTAGGATACATCGCCGTTGAGTCAGGCTGGATTGTCCGTTGTGTGGGACGACAGCCTTGGACGCTTTATGGACAAATCCGCACGGTCGATGCTGCTTCCCGTCTTCCTGCTAGTAATGTTTTAGTTTCTTTAATTGGCTTTGCCACAGTTTATAGTCTTTTGTTCGTTGCTGTGTTGTATTTTGGTAGTCGGATTATTCGCAGAGGCCCCAATCTTGAACTACCAGTACCTGGTCTAGAAATTAGTCAACCTGCTGTTGATACCACCCCTGCAGAATTTGTCCCCGATGAACGTCCTGTGGAAGCGCAACAATAA
- the ald gene encoding alanine dehydrogenase, translating into MEIGVPRETKDQEFRVGLSPSSVRVLRENGHTIFVQTQAGDGAGFTDQEYIHAGAEIVPTPEAAWNRELVVKVKEPLTTEYKFLHKEQILFTYLHLAADRKLTEHLIDCGTSAIAYETVEQAGANKLPLLSPMSIIAGRLSVQFGARYLERQQGGRGVLLGGVPGVKAGKVVILGGGVVGTEAARIAVGFGATVQILDVNVERLSYLETLFGSRVELLYSNSAHIEAAVKEADLLIGAVLVPGRRAPVLVSRNLVKQMRPGSVIVDVAVDQGGCVETLHTTSHTNPIYIEEGVVHYGVPNMPGAVPWTATQALNNSTLPYVVQLAKLGMKALEVNPALAKGLNVQNHRLVHPAVQEVFPDLVN; encoded by the coding sequence ATGGAAATCGGCGTTCCGCGAGAGACTAAAGATCAGGAATTTCGAGTCGGGTTAAGTCCTTCGAGTGTGCGAGTTTTGCGAGAAAATGGTCATACCATCTTTGTGCAGACCCAAGCGGGTGATGGTGCTGGATTCACAGACCAAGAGTATATTCATGCTGGAGCGGAGATTGTACCGACACCAGAAGCAGCTTGGAATCGAGAACTGGTGGTTAAGGTCAAAGAACCGTTAACAACAGAGTACAAGTTTTTACACAAAGAGCAGATATTGTTTACTTATCTGCATTTAGCAGCCGATCGCAAATTGACCGAGCATTTAATTGATTGTGGCACGAGTGCGATCGCCTACGAAACTGTAGAACAAGCCGGTGCGAACAAACTCCCGCTACTCTCGCCCATGAGCATAATTGCTGGGCGACTATCAGTGCAATTTGGCGCCAGGTATTTAGAACGCCAGCAAGGCGGTAGGGGCGTCCTTTTGGGTGGTGTTCCGGGAGTCAAAGCCGGAAAGGTAGTGATTTTAGGTGGTGGCGTCGTGGGCACAGAAGCCGCTAGAATCGCTGTGGGTTTTGGGGCCACGGTGCAGATTTTAGATGTTAATGTCGAACGCTTATCCTATTTAGAAACACTATTTGGCTCTAGGGTGGAATTGCTTTATAGCAACTCTGCTCATATCGAAGCTGCGGTTAAGGAAGCTGATTTGTTAATCGGTGCGGTCTTAGTCCCCGGACGCAGAGCACCAGTATTAGTATCTCGCAATTTGGTTAAACAAATGCGTCCTGGTTCGGTAATTGTTGACGTTGCTGTTGACCAAGGGGGTTGTGTAGAAACTTTACATACTACATCCCATACCAACCCCATTTACATTGAAGAAGGTGTGGTACATTATGGCGTTCCCAACATGCCGGGTGCAGTACCTTGGACAGCGACCCAAGCACTGAATAATAGTACATTACCTTATGTTGTGCAGTTGGCAAAGTTGGGCATGAAAGCGTTGGAAGTTAACCCCGCTTTAGCTAAGGGTTTAAATGTGCAAAATCATCGGTTAGTGCATCCGGCTGTGCAAGAGGTATTCCCTGATTTGGTCAATTAA
- a CDS encoding chlorophyll a/b-binding protein, translating to MITQPKPTVTPKLEDPKFGFNEYAERLNGRAAMIGFMLIVVIEYFTNQGVLSWLGLK from the coding sequence ATGATTACACAGCCCAAACCAACCGTTACTCCCAAACTAGAAGATCCAAAATTTGGCTTTAATGAATATGCCGAACGCTTGAATGGTCGAGCCGCCATGATCGGATTTATGCTGATTGTGGTAATCGAATACTTTACCAATCAAGGAGTGCTATCTTGGCTCGGCCTCAAGTAG
- a CDS encoding WD40 repeat domain-containing protein, with product MVVATVAVVPIWQSFSIKTVDAATQAAQSQTTPNFTRPQLLYTLHGHGGTVKALAFSPDSKTLVSGGAENEGVIRLWNLVNGDRVGTIRKAHKTAIESLVISPDGRTLASCSTDHTINLWNLKNQRFSRSFVGHTSNVLSLAISPDGKVLVSGALDGIRLWDLPQQRPLSTLVRFENAIDTLAISPDGQTLVSGDIRGVIKLWNLRDGKLIREFVAHSQTVSAVGFTPNGENLITASHDRTIKLWNLSDSKLTRTFTGHNNSINAIAINPDGQTLASAGRDGIKLWNLTTGELINTLNEHTDWVSAIAFSPNGKILASSGFDKKIKVWRSQ from the coding sequence ATGGTGGTGGCAACAGTTGCAGTTGTCCCAATTTGGCAAAGCTTCAGCATCAAAACTGTTGACGCAGCCACACAAGCAGCCCAGTCTCAAACAACACCAAACTTTACCCGTCCCCAACTGCTCTACACTCTACACGGACATGGGGGAACGGTGAAAGCTTTGGCTTTTAGTCCAGACAGCAAAACTCTCGTGAGTGGGGGTGCGGAAAATGAAGGTGTGATTCGCTTGTGGAATTTAGTGAATGGCGATCGCGTCGGGACTATCCGCAAAGCCCATAAAACAGCAATAGAGTCCTTGGTGATTTCGCCTGATGGACGCACCCTCGCAAGCTGTAGCACCGACCACACAATAAATCTTTGGAATCTCAAGAATCAGCGATTCAGTCGCTCTTTTGTGGGACACACTAGTAATGTGTTGTCTCTGGCTATATCCCCTGATGGAAAAGTTTTGGTCAGCGGTGCTTTAGATGGAATTCGTCTCTGGGATTTACCGCAGCAGCGCCCTTTGTCAACTTTGGTCAGGTTTGAGAATGCAATTGATACACTGGCGATTAGTCCTGATGGTCAGACCTTGGTGAGTGGTGATATTCGGGGTGTAATTAAGCTGTGGAATTTGCGTGATGGAAAGTTAATCAGAGAATTTGTCGCCCATTCGCAAACAGTCAGCGCTGTAGGTTTCACACCCAACGGCGAAAATTTAATTACTGCTAGCCACGATCGCACCATCAAACTCTGGAATCTTAGCGATAGCAAACTAACTCGCACCTTCACAGGACATAATAACTCGATTAATGCGATCGCCATCAACCCCGACGGACAAACTCTAGCTAGTGCTGGTAGAGATGGCATTAAATTGTGGAATTTAACTACAGGCGAGTTAATTAATACACTTAACGAGCATACTGATTGGGTCAGCGCGATCGCTTTTAGCCCCAACGGTAAAATCCTTGCTAGCAGCGGCTTTGACAAAAAAATCAAAGTTTGGCGCAGTCAGTAA
- a CDS encoding MBL fold metallo-hydrolase encodes MHLTWLDSNSWLIEIGGKRILLDPWLVGSLTFNNLDWLFKGSRLKERPIPPNIDLILLSQSLEDHTHPPTLQQMERQIPVVGSPSAAKVAQGLSYTAVTALAHGETFVLDHQVEIKATPGSLVGLNLVENGYLLTELATGFTLYYEPHGNHAPQIKEFAPVDVVITPLIDLAIPFVGSIIKGTNTALEVVKWLQPQVILSTAAGGDVVFAGLLMKFLKATGTVEEFRSLLQKNNLNTRVIAPTPGQRFDLQLQQRTASEYILRSVEN; translated from the coding sequence ATGCATTTAACTTGGTTAGACAGCAATAGTTGGTTGATAGAAATCGGCGGTAAAAGGATATTACTTGACCCCTGGTTAGTAGGCTCCTTAACTTTTAATAATTTAGATTGGTTATTCAAAGGTTCTCGATTAAAAGAACGCCCCATACCACCAAATATAGACCTAATTCTCTTATCTCAAAGTTTAGAAGACCACACCCACCCACCGACACTCCAACAAATGGAGCGCCAAATTCCAGTTGTTGGCTCTCCCAGCGCCGCCAAAGTCGCACAGGGATTAAGTTACACCGCTGTCACAGCTTTAGCTCATGGTGAAACTTTTGTGTTAGATCATCAAGTGGAAATTAAAGCCACTCCCGGCTCTTTGGTGGGACTCAATTTAGTAGAAAATGGCTATCTTCTGACAGAATTAGCAACTGGTTTTACCCTCTATTATGAGCCTCATGGAAATCATGCTCCGCAAATTAAAGAATTTGCACCAGTCGATGTAGTTATCACACCATTAATTGACTTAGCGATACCTTTTGTCGGGTCGATTATTAAAGGAACTAACACTGCTTTGGAAGTAGTTAAATGGTTACAACCCCAAGTAATTCTTTCCACAGCTGCTGGAGGAGACGTAGTATTTGCAGGGTTATTAATGAAATTCCTTAAAGCAACTGGTACTGTGGAAGAATTTCGTTCATTACTACAGAAAAATAACTTAAATACACGAGTGATTGCGCCCACACCAGGACAACGCTTTGACTTGCAATTACAACAGCGGACAGCCTCAGAATATATACTACGGTCAGTTGAAAATTAA
- a CDS encoding ABC transporter ATP-binding protein — MQSLQRVLETLRTYQWTSWGALVSLLLLTVANALTPQLFRWGIDQGIVKQNLQIVLYSAAWMVVAAIARGLFNFGQSYLAEAASQGVAYQLRNQIFSKIQNLSFSYHDQAQTSQLLTRVTSDIEQIRTFVGTSLIQVISGVVTLVAIALILLVMNWRLALITLTVVPVSGWLMTRFVTQNNGLFRQIQEQLSDLNAVLQENLIGIRVVKAFVRESAEKNRYTNLNEHLIKANMKTIRAIHNTFPFIFLLSNLVTLAVFGYGGAQVIGGSFSIGELVAFNSYLALILQPILLIGFAAPAIAQAAASAQRVYEVVDVPVEISDRPHAVPFTTCGGRITFENVSFRYPGATSEALKNVSFETKPNELIAVLGMTGSGKSTIMNLLPRFYDVIAGAVRIDGRDVRDFTLKSLRSRIGIVFQETTLFSGTIRENIAYAKPNATNEEVILAAKTAQIHDFISSLTDGYETVVGERGIGLSGGQKQRIAIARTLLTDYSILILDDSTSAVDAKTAADIQTALDNFMRQKACTTFVVAQRISTVKNADRILLMDKGRLIAQGTHEELMQNSPLYGVILESQVNSVGENLKFPLINRRR, encoded by the coding sequence ATGCAGTCGCTCCAGCGCGTTTTGGAGACTTTGCGTACTTACCAATGGACTTCATGGGGAGCCTTGGTTAGTTTGTTGCTGTTGACGGTTGCTAATGCACTGACTCCTCAATTATTTCGCTGGGGAATTGATCAGGGTATTGTCAAACAAAATTTACAAATCGTATTATATAGTGCAGCTTGGATGGTAGTAGCGGCGATCGCCCGTGGTTTATTTAACTTCGGACAAAGCTACTTAGCAGAAGCTGCATCCCAAGGTGTAGCTTATCAATTGCGAAACCAGATTTTCAGTAAAATTCAAAATCTCAGTTTCAGCTATCATGACCAAGCGCAGACTTCCCAACTCCTCACCCGCGTCACTAGCGATATTGAGCAGATTCGCACCTTTGTAGGTACGAGCTTGATCCAGGTGATCAGCGGTGTGGTGACATTAGTAGCGATCGCTCTCATACTATTAGTGATGAACTGGCGGTTAGCGCTAATTACCCTCACCGTTGTTCCAGTTTCCGGATGGTTGATGACACGATTCGTCACCCAAAATAACGGACTTTTTCGACAAATACAAGAACAACTCAGTGACCTCAACGCCGTTTTGCAAGAGAATTTAATCGGTATCCGGGTAGTCAAAGCGTTTGTGCGGGAGTCAGCCGAAAAAAACCGCTACACCAACCTGAATGAGCACCTGATCAAGGCGAATATGAAAACGATTCGCGCCATTCATAACACCTTTCCATTTATCTTTTTATTAAGTAACTTAGTCACACTGGCAGTTTTTGGCTATGGCGGCGCCCAGGTAATTGGTGGTAGCTTCTCCATCGGCGAGCTAGTAGCATTTAACTCCTACCTAGCGTTGATTCTACAACCGATTCTGTTAATTGGATTTGCCGCTCCAGCCATCGCCCAAGCCGCAGCTTCCGCACAACGAGTTTACGAAGTGGTAGACGTACCAGTAGAAATTAGCGATCGCCCCCACGCCGTCCCCTTCACCACCTGCGGCGGGAGAATCACCTTTGAAAACGTCTCCTTTCGCTATCCTGGCGCCACCAGCGAAGCCTTAAAAAACGTTTCCTTTGAAACCAAACCCAACGAATTAATCGCCGTGTTGGGGATGACAGGCTCCGGAAAAAGCACAATTATGAATTTACTTCCCCGCTTTTACGACGTAATTGCGGGAGCAGTCCGCATCGATGGGCGAGATGTGCGCGACTTCACCCTCAAAAGTCTGCGTTCTCGCATCGGCATTGTTTTTCAAGAAACCACCCTATTTTCTGGTACCATCCGTGAGAACATCGCCTACGCCAAACCCAACGCCACCAACGAAGAAGTAATTTTAGCAGCAAAAACTGCCCAAATTCACGACTTTATCAGCAGCCTCACCGATGGCTATGAAACCGTTGTCGGTGAAAGAGGTATAGGTTTATCTGGTGGACAAAAACAACGCATAGCGATCGCCCGTACCCTACTCACTGATTACAGCATTCTCATCCTAGACGATAGCACCTCTGCCGTAGATGCCAAAACTGCCGCAGACATTCAAACCGCCCTCGATAACTTCATGCGCCAAAAAGCCTGTACCACGTTTGTTGTTGCTCAACGCATCAGCACTGTTAAGAATGCTGATCGCATTTTGCTCATGGATAAAGGACGCTTAATCGCCCAAGGTACTCACGAAGAATTGATGCAAAATAGCCCTCTTTATGGCGTTATTTTGGAATCTCAGGTCAACTCTGTGGGGGAGAATTTAAAGTTTCCACTGATAAATCGGCGTCGCTGA